ACAATTACAACAGACGCAAGGCATCCCAGAAGTACAGGATCATGCTTAAGCTTGAAGAACGTATCCAGAAGCTGGAGAAGATATAATGGAAATAATCAGTTGCATAATCGCATACACAATCGGTTTGATTGGTGGCTACCTTGCTGCAGCCGGAACCGACAACATCCCGACCATAAAACAAGTGGGATTCCTTGCAATAGCCTTGGCTTTGGTAATGACCCCCGTCATCATTTTCATCATCATTTCAGGAACAAAATGAAACGTATCGATCGAATGAAAAACATGATCATGCAAATCGACAACATCCTCACCGGCCTGGGACCATCACAAGCCAATGAGCGAGATATTGCTGCAATACTATCAAATCTCGCTTTGAGCTATGACGTACCCGCCCACATCTACAACGAAAAAGGTCGAAGGAAAATGGTATGAAGAACAAAAGGCTTTTTGAAATCGAACAAGATATCCGCCAATTTGGAGGCATAACAGTTTCTTTTTGTATCGAAGCTTCCGACCTGAACGAACTCTATTTCCTTCTCTATCAAAAAGGATATAAAAAAGGAACATACACCGTAAAAGAATTTCTCCCTGAAAGCACAATGCCCACAGAAGTCACCCCAGAGCCCCAAATGTCATTATTTGGATAAAAGCCCCATGAAAGAATGCCAGGAACTACTTCGCCAATACGGCCTAAACTTCAAGGAGGAAGCGTAATGACCGCAGAAGAATTCGACGCATTAAGCTTTCACAAAGGAATGGTCGTTCATTTCCTGGAACCAAAGACGGTGACCCGCCCTAATCCAACAAGAATTATGGGAGCCTTAATCAGACATGTGATTTTCAATGACGATACCGACGGTGGTGGTGGTGTCCAATACCATGACGAAAAAGGACGCCAAACCTTTGTACACTACTCTCGAATCGTAAGCATCAAGTAATTGACAATGCAGGACAAAGAGACTCAGGAAAAATCCTGAGCCTTTTCTTTTTTATCTAGATCAAGAGAACGCGGCTTGCAACACTTTTCTGGCGACAGCCTGATATGGCATTCCAAGCTCCGCAGCCTTCTTCTTCATGTTTTCCACCGTCTGTGGATCCAGGCGAAGAGAAACCATCTTAAGGCTCGACTTTTCCCCAGAAAGAGCTGTCTTGGCCTTTTCAACAAGGACCTTCAGCCTAGCATCGTCAATTCCAACCGATTCGTCAAGCTCTCGCTCCACATCTTCAAGTTCTTCAGCGGAAAGCGTATTTTCCACAATCTTGTGGCCGGAGGCAATGAGCGCGGCCTTCAATTCTTCCTTATCCATTTTCACCTCCATGTGACCTTCTGACCGTTACTATGGTGTACATGTCTGCTTCTACGATAATCGTCCACGACACGCCGTCAACAGTTCCAATCATCTTATATCTTCCGGAATTCGCAGCTTCAACTTTATAACCGGAAGAAAGAAACTTTCCCAACATATCGGGAGTAAATCCTCTTTCTGCCATTCTTTCGATTGCGTGTTCCGTGATATTCATGTTCTAAATATAAATTTGTATTGCTATTTTGTCAATACTAAAAGTGAAAACAAACTCGAAATCAATTCCGTCACAAACCAAAGGACACTAAACACAATTCTCAGCACGGCAAAACCGTCTAATTTTCGATTTCAGTCACAATTTAGTCACACAAACAATTTTCAAACGATAAAGAAAAAGCCCCAAGCCCTTTATTTATAAGGCTTGGAGCGTCATTGGTTAGTTTAATAGTGCCAGAGGGACTCGAACCCTCGTTGCCGGCGTGAGAGGCCAGTGTCCTAGACCACTAGACGATGGCACCGAATTGTTTGCTATTTCAGGAGCGGGCCTAATATAGCAAACTGAGTCAAATTTGACTAGTCTCTGTAGAAGAGATCCAGGTTGTTGACAACCGGGGTGCCAGCTTCGAGGTTTGCAATGTAGTCGTTGAAGAGAGTTGCGCCAACATAGCTGCCAGCATTTGCAACTTCGTTCTTGACTGCAGCCTTGAGGGCTTCTTCTTCCGGAGCCTTCTTGCTTTCAACCTTCAGCATCACAGCACCGTTTTCGGTAGCGATGGCAGAAGTCCATTCACCAACCTTAGCGTTCTTCACAGCCTTTGCGAAGTTAGCGTTGCTGTAGCCAAAGCCCGGAACGTAACCGTCAACAGAAGTGGTCTTGGATTCCACAGAAACCTTTTCAACAGCGGTGGTAGAATCTTCCGGATTGACAGCCTTCACCTTTTCAGCAACAGAGTTCAGGTATGCTTCTGCAGCAGCTGCAGCCTTTGCGCGGAGGAGGTTTGCCTTGATGCTGTTGAAGAAGAGATCCAAGCTACGGTCACCAGCCTTGAGGTCACCGACCTTTTCAGCAATGGCAACCCACTTGTTGCTCTTCATGACCGGGGAAACCTTGCTTGCTTCCGGCGGGAGATTTTCGTTGGGCCAAGCGTAAGCGGAAAGACCCTTGAGGTAACCCATACCTTCGATGTCTTCGCCACGAGAGAGCCAGTTGGAAGTCTTGGCTTCGAGGCCCTGTTCCTTGGCAGCGTCAGCAAAGGACTTGCCTGCATCGACTGCAGTCTTGATGGTGTTCAGGACAGCTTCGAGGCTATCGATGGTTTCAGAGGAAGCATTGACAACGAGGAGGATGTGACCGACCTTAGCCAGTTCAGCACCGGTGGAATCCTTGGACTTGCCGTAGGACTTGATGAGGTGGTAGCCGTACTGAGAGCGAACCGGTTCAGAGATTGCACCGGAATCGAGAGCGAGGGCTGCCTTTTCAAATTCAGGAACATAGAGACCACGGCCAGCTTCACGATCGAGAGTACCGCCATTTTCTGCAGAACCCGGGTCTTCGGAAGAAATGCGAGCCATGTCTTCAAAGGAGGTAGTTGCAGAAGAATCAGTCAACTGGTAGTAGAGGGTCATTGCGTATTCGCGGATGCGAGCGTCATCACCAGTGGTAGCTTCAACCGGGAGGTAAGCATAAACGAACTTAGCCATATCCTTGGTAACGAAGAAGCTGTCACGATGAGCGTTGTAGTAGCCAGCCACCATGACACTGTCAACAGTCTTGTCTTCGACAGCGAAATCTGCACCGTTAGCAACAGCAACCTTAACATCGTAATCGGTCATACGACGATCCACAGACCAGTTTGCTTCGAGAGAAGTGGTGTGGACAGAAGCGCCGACCAGAGCCTGCAGTTGGCGGACCGGAATGGTGGTGTTCTTGAGGTCTTCTTCAAACTGAAGCATCACGCCCCACTTGAAAGCTTCGGGAGTCTTGAGCCAAGCTTCGTAGTCTTCCTTGTTAAAGGTAGAGTCAGTGAGGAACTTCGGCAGACTGGCAATGTAGGCCTGAGAGCGCTGCATCAAGTCTTCCTGGGAGGTAGCCTGCTGCTGGATGGCATAGAGGCGACCCTGAGCTTCCTGGACCAGACGGCCACGAACGGCGTCCGGATTGCGGGAGAATTCAGATTCAAGTTCTGCGACTGAGGCCTGAAGTTCGGCCTTTTCGAACTGTTCGCCAAGGAGGATCTGGCGGACAAAGGAACGGAACACGTCGGAACGAAGCTGGGTGTACTGTTCATCTTCGAGGTGCTGACCCTGGTACTGGTTCTGGACGATATTCTTGATGCGGGAGTCGAATTCAGCATAAGAAATCTTCTTGTCGTTCACAACTCCAACCGGATAGCTGTGTCCCTGGTTCGGAACACGGTCCATGGCCAGAAGGCCCACTGCGATACCTGCAGCAAAGATTACAATAATCCACTTGGCTTTTTCATTAATCCACGTTAACATGAGTAGACTCCATTAGAATTTTATGGCTGCAAATTTAGTCAAAAAATTCCAATTTGTTTTATTTTTCCTTTATTTAATGCCGAAATACTCCTTTTTTTCTATTTATTGGGTATCCAAAATCGAAGATTTAAAACGGAGTTTAATCATGTACGATATTTTGGTCCTTGGCGCCGGCATTTCCGGTTTGAGTGCAGCACTCCATGCCGCAGAAAAAGGTCTCTCTGTTGTCATCCTCACGAAGGGTGCAAAGCCGGACGGATCATCAAACTACGCCCAGGGCGGTATCGCTACAGTCACCGAAAAGACAGACAAGTTTAAATTCCACATTGATGATACCTTGGAAGCTGGCGCAGGCCTTTGCAAGAAGGAACCGGTGAACATTCTCACCAAGAGCGGTCCTGCCACCATCAAGCAGTTGGTCAAGTGGGGCGTCCAGTTTACACCTTCTCCCGTGAACCGTGAAGAATTCGACCTTCACCTGGAAGGCGGCCACAGCCATCACCGTATCCTTCACGCCGCAGACCTTACCGGCAAGGAAATCATGCGCGCCCTCCTCTGCGAACTCCACAAGCAGAAGAACATCGACTATCTGGAAAACTGCTACATCAAGGATTTGATCTGCAACGGTGAAGGCAAGGACAAGCGTTGCGTCGGCGCAAAGATTATTCATCAGAAGTCTGGCGAAGTTGAAAACATTTACGCAAAGGCCACCATCCTTTCTACTGGCGGTGCCGGACGCATTTGGCAGTACACCGTTTGCCCGCCGGACAGCTGCGGCGACGGCATGGCTATTGCAGCCCGCGCAGGTGCAGCTCTGCAGGATATCGAATTCATGCAGTTCCACCCCACCAGCTTGTACGCCCCCAGCCTCAAGAAGCCGTTCCTGATTTCCGAAGCCGTACGTGGTTTCGGAGGCATCCTCAAGAACGACAAGGGCGAAGAATTCATGAACCAGGTTCATCCTCTTCATTCTCTCGCTCCCCGCGACATCGTGGCTCGTGCCATCCATCGTGAAATGCAGCGTCTGGGCAAGCCACACATGTACATCGACTTAACTGGCCACACCCCGAAGGATATCCGCAGCCACTTCCCCAACATCTATGCAAAGTGCATGGAAGTTGGCGTGGACATGACCAAGGAATGGATTCCTGTTGTTCCGGCAGCGCACTACATGTGCGGCGGCGTACTGGTTGACACCTGGTCCCGTACCGAAATCAAGGGCCTTTACGCCTGTGGCGAAGTTGCTGCAACCGGCGTTCATGGTGCAAACCGTTTGGCATCCAACTCCTTGTTGGAAAGCGTCGTCTACGCAATCCGCGCTATCGACAACATCGAAACCAGCGGCCTCCTGAAGGAAAAGATTTCTACCTCCCGCTCCTCCAAGAAGGAAAAGGTCTCCTACACCAAGGCAGCCTACTGGCGCAAGCGCCGCAAGATGTTGCAGGACATGATGTGGACCCACTGCGGCATCGTCCGTACCGTGGCAGGCCTCAACCAGGGCCTCAAGGTTATCGAATCCTTGGAAGCAGACATCGCAACAGCCATCAAGAACAAGGAAACCGAGAATTTCTACTTCATCGAATTCCAGAACGCACTTCAGGTGTCCAAGATGATTCTTATTGCAGCACTCCGTCGCAAGGAATCCCGCGGCCTCCACTACATTCTGGATTACCCCAATCCCGACCCCAAGAGCAAACACCAGAGCATTTACCTGGGCGACAAGAAGTAATCATACTTAGGGACTAGGGATAAGCGTGGTAGCAAAAAGCGACAAGCCGACAAAGATTGGCGGATATAAACCGACCCAGGAACTGAGTTCCGGAGCCATGGGAAATCTGTGGCTCTGTCACGATCCTTCTTTGGACCGTATGGTGGTCGTCAAGCAGATGCGCGAAAATTTGGAAGAAAACAGCGATGCCGTCAAGCGTTTCATGCGTGAAGGCAACATCCTCGCCCACCTGAACCATCCGGCAATCATTCAGCCCCACGCCCTCTGGAAGGAACGCGACGGAAAGCTTTCGCTTTCCATGGAATTCGTCAACGGCATCACGCTGCGCCAGCTTCTTGACAAATGCAAGCAGCCGCCCCTGTGGGTTGTCATGGCAATTCTTTACGACGTACTTGGTGCATTGGGTCACGCCCACCGCGCAGGCGTTGTACACCGCGACTTGAAACCAGCCAACATCATGATTGACGTGGATGGCCGCGTACGCCTCCTGGACTTCGGCATTGCCCACACGGACAACCCGCTGAACGATTCCGAGGACAGCCTCACCATCACTGGTGCAATCCTCGGTACCGTCACCTACATGAGTCCGGAACAGACCCTTGGTGAAGACGCCTCCCCCGCCTCCGACCTTTTTGCGGTGGGCGTGATTGCAAGCGAAATGCTTATGGGCGAAAACGTTTTCCGCGGCGAGAACTTTGCAGATACAGTCAAGCGCGTCCAGAAACTCCGCATTACCGACAAGGCTTTCGACAAACACGTACCGAAGCCTCTCCGCAAGTTTGTCATGAAGCTTCTGGCAAAGAAGCCGAAGAACCGTCCGCTGACCGCATTCGACGCAGCCAACGAACTTTCTGAGCAGATGAAGAACCTTCCCCGCGACCTCAGCCCATATATGGGCATGTGGACTGCAGCACTTAAGAGCAGCGACGAAAACGCAGGCGAAGATCTTTTCACAGAACCTCCCGTTTACAAGACATCAAAGAAGGTCCCGTTTGTTCTCGGGCTTTTGTCCGGTGCAGCTATTTCAGCAGCGGTTGCAAGTCTCATTCTTTTTGTTCTATAGTTGTCTATGAATACCATTGATATTGTCAGCCTCGCTCTTATGACCCTTCTCGCCTTGATTGGCGTTTGGCATGGCCTGCTTCGAGGCATTTTCCGTTTGATTGCCTGGGCATCCGCAGTCATAGGGGCATACCTTACCAACGCACACTTTGCGAATACGGTCGTGGAGAATCTTGGTTGCAGCAATTTCTCGGCTACCATCGTTTGCCTCTGCATCGGTTTTCTCGTACCGTTCCTCCTGTTCCTTTTCATTGGCCACGTCATCAACAGGGCTGTCAGCGATACCGTCGTCAACAAGTTCGACAGAATTCTCGGAGCTTTGTTTGGCGTAGTCAAGGCTGTGCTGATCCTCTTTGCTCTGCTGACCATTATGCACGTTCTGCCTTTTGGCGGGGTCATCAAGGAAACCCGCGACACAGCCGTTGCATACAAACTTTATCAGAGCACTTTGGAATCCTTAGGTTATTCCTCCGACCCCATCGACTTGGTGGACGTTGCAGAAAAGAAAGCCACCGAATTCACCAAGAATATCACCGACAAGGCTGCAGAAAAAGCATCTGAAGTCGCAAGCGAAGCTGCAAGCAGGGCAGCCACCGCAGCCAAGGATGCCGCAGACAAAGCCCTGGAAGAAGCTAAAGACGCAGCAAAGGCCGCCGTCGACCAAACACAAAAAAAGGCAGCTGACGCCGCCCTTAATAAGAAAGATTCTGCAGAGTCCGCAAAAGCAGACACTACTCGCAAAAACTAGCAACGAGACGCAATAGACTTGGCGCAGGCTTCCGCCTCGCGAACAATGTCTTCTTCACCGTCGATATGGCGGTTCTTCATCACAAACTTGCCATCGCAAATGACCGAGTGAATGGCGCGGGAATCTGCAGCGTACACCCAGTTGCTCACAAGGTTGTGGCAGGGGTTCAAGCGTTCGTTCCTTAAATCCACCAACAAGGCATCGGCAAGGAAACCTTCGGCAATAACGCCGGCTTCTACACCATAAGCGGTAGCGCCGCTTGCTGTAGCCATCTTGAGGACATCATCAGCGTTCAAGGTATCGGCCTTTCCCAAAGCCTTCGCCAACAAGGAAGCCACCTTCATTTCCTCATGCATATCCAAATTATTGTTGGAGGACGCGCCGTCAGTTCCAAGAGCCACCAGCATGCCACTATCCAGCATCTTCGGGATCTTGGGAATGCCACTATTAAGCTTGAGATTGGAGCAGGGATTCAAAACTGCAGCAGAACCGGATTCAGCCATCAAGGCCATATCCTGTTCAGACAAATGCACGCAATGGGCGGCGACAAAGTTATCGCCCAGCACGCCGTAACGGGCCATCAGTTCCACAGGAGAACAGCCGTCTTTCTTTTTACAATCCTTCACTTCCTTTGCTGTTTCAGACAAATGAGTATGAAGAATCATTTCTTCTTCGCGGGCAATCTTTGCGCAACGCTTGAAAAGATCCTCCCCAACCATGTAGATGGAATGAGGCATCACCGCAAGCTTTACACGATCAGATTCAAACTTATGGTCCTTAATGAACTTGAAGTTGTTCTCAATGGCTTCGTCAGTCATAAGGCCTTGTGCAAAGGTGACACCAATGGAGGCGCGAATTCCCATTTCCTTTACAACCTTCATGGTCTGTTCACGATGCCAGTACATATCAGCAAAGAAAACCGTACCAGACTTTATCATTTCAAGAACCGCAAGGCGTGAGCCAATTTCAATATCCTTAGGAGTCATCTTGCCTTCAAAGGGCCAGATATGGTTCTGCAACCATTCCTGCAGAGGCATGTCGTCGGCGTAGCCGCGCAAGAGGGTCATGGCGGCGTGGCAATGTCCATTATAGAATGGAGGCAAGATAGCCAAGCCAGAACAGTCCACAATTTCGGCCTTATCGTAATCCTTGGAAGTCAGGGGACGAACCACCTTGGAAAAACGTTTTCCGGAAATGAGGATATCTCTCACCTGACCTTGGAACATTACGGACTTTAAAACAATTTTGGACATTTTAGCCTCTTGAATTCGTTGTTTTGAATATAGAAAACACTTTTTGTAAGGAAATTATATATTATTGGAATATGACAAACGAACAACCAGAAACACTACCAATTACACGAACTGAATTTTCCAAGTTGGAAATTTTCAAGAACGTTTCTTTTGAAAGCTTGGCAGGATACCTTCTCGGCTGTAAAAAAATTTTGGCCCAGCCCGGAGAGCTTTTGATTGATCCCGAGCACCCCATCCGTCGCCTTATTGTTGTTCTTGACGGTCTGTTGGAAGTTAAGCTCACGTCTCAGGGTGGCAATTTTTCTGACACTATTGAGCCGGGTCACAGCGCAGGTGAAATGTCCATCTTCGACAACATCAAGCCCAGTGCCAGCGTTTATGCCAAGGAACCTAGTCACCTGTTGATTGTAGATGCAACTACAGCGCTGGCTATGATCCACGCCTCCCACGATCTTTGTTTGAACTTTTTGCATATTCTATGCCAGCGAATCCGCAACAACAACCGTGTGGTTTGCCAGGAAGAATACCACATCCGTTGCATCGAAGAGAACGCACGAGTAGACTCCCTCACTGGTCTTCATAACCGTCGCTGGTTGGAAGAAATGTACGCCCGCGAAATGACTCGTAGTAACGCAGGCAATTTCAAACTCTGCGCCTTCATGCTGGACATCGACCACTTCAAGCACGTAAACGACACCTACGGTCACTTGGCTGGCGACCAGGTTCTCATGTCTGTGGCTCAGTCCATTACCAAGAGTCTGCGTCCCTCCGACATGCCAGTCCGTTACGGCGGCGAAGAATTCACCGTGTTCCTTCCGGGAACCTCCCTGGACAATGCGAAGGTCATTGCCGAACGCATGCGCAAGAACATTGAAAAGATGGAGATTACGCTTCCGTCTGGAGAACTTCTCAAGGTCACAGTCAGCATCGGTTTCACCGAACGCATCGAGAATGATTCCGTACCCTCCATTATCGAGCGTGCAGACCAGGCTCTGTACAACGCCAAGGAAAACGGACGCAACCGCGTTTGTATGAACCTGGGGCAAGACGAAATGTTCCTGTTCTAGCAACTATTAGCAATAATCATCAAGACTCAAAACCACCAGCATAGCTGATGGTTTTGTTTTTTACGCTACATTTCCTTGACGCAGCGTACAGAGATATATACGTCAGCTTTTTGGTCGTAGAAGTCTTCAAATTCGAATTCATTCTCGCGGACCCGTAAAAAGCCGTAATCCCCAATCCAGAAAAAGCTCATGGCATCCTTGAAGTAGTAAACGCCGTCGTAATCCACATAGGCACCGGCAGGCTTGTCGAACAAATTAAGGATATCCAAGCTGTTCAACCGGTTTTTCATCTCCCTGAACTCGGCAAAGTATGGCAAGCGCCAGCCTATGGGACAAATGGATCGACCATCGTACTCCTGATACAGGGCACCATAAATTTCACAGTTTTCAGGTTTTCCATCGACACACTTGCTGCGTGACGTTTTGATTCTCAGATTTTCAGTCATCCATACAAGGTTGCTGTCCACCACAGTCTTGTAAGTGTTTCCATCTCGAGAATCTGTAAATGTACCTAAGGTTCCGTTTTCCGGATAGACAGGATTTCCGCTCTGCTTGTAGCCCGGGGCATTCTTCACGCAACGAACAGAATAGGCAGTGGTATCTATGTTCTTATGAATGTTGGCTTGGCTATTGGCACCAGACATACCCATAATGTAGCCGCCGTCAACGTAACGTAGCCTATTGGATGTCCAGAACCCAGCCACTGACGACAGACCGCCAAACTTGCCGCCCATGTCGTAGTAACCCGCGGGTTTTGCATTGAAGCCCAAGACATTACTGCCGTTCCACCATTTCCATTCTTCACTAGTCTTTAAAACCCTAGCTGTACCATCCTTGTAGCCAACGAAAGCACTAGCGATGTGTACAAGGGAATCCATTTCCTCAAGACTTGGCAGGTGCCAACCCGCAGGGCAAGCGTTCAACGCATCTTTCTGGAAATAGAGGCGACCCAGGGATTCGCAGTTTTCCTGCTTTCCATCGGGGCAAACACTTTCTGACGTTTTGTAATTCAAGTTCTCCGCCATCCAAGTCTGGCTTCCGATTTTTACGATCTTGTAGGTCTTGCCATCACGTTCATCCTTGAATTTTTCAGAATCGTCATCATCCACATAATCCATGGAATCCTGAACACAGCGAACAGAAAGCCCATAACTTCTATGAAGAGGAAGGCATTCCGACTGGTCTTTGGAATTACTCAGGCCTAAGCAGAAAGTCCTTGCCCAGTGGCTAGATTGTAGTGTAGAAGTCCAGAAGGAAGCAATCTTCGATTCTGAATAGTACACAGTATCCGAAGCCATGACGCCTGCAGGCAAGGCGTTGAATCCAAAGTAGTCATCCCCATTGTCATTGTCAGACCAACCCTGGTTCGATTTCAAGCTGAGGGTTACACCTTCAAAGTAATGTTGAGAAACTGATTTGGTTAAAAGTTTATACTCATCGTAGCTAGGCAAATGCCAACCTGCCGGGCATGCGTTCCAAGCGCTGGACCAGGCATACAGTCGGCCATACTTGTCGCAGTTTTCCTCTTTTCTTGCATAGCAGTTGCTGCTATCCATGGCAAAGTTCAAGTTCTCTGCCATCCAGAACTGCGTACCAATTTTAACGGCCTTATAAGTCTTGCCGTCACGATCGTCCTTAAAGGTCTTTTCAACTTTCTTGGCCTTCGGGCGGAAGAATTTTACCGTAACATCGTTAATGCGATGAGTACCGGATACGGACTCGTTTTTTCGCTGGAGGCAACGAACAGCGGCGTACCCGGATTTCCAATGAGGAACAATTGTAGCAGAATCAGACTTGGAATCAATTTCCAGGACATAAGCATCGGAACCAAATAGATTATCTACAGAGGATTCTGTAGCGACCCAAAATCTGGAGCCCAAGAAACTGCCCATTTCATCGTCATAATCATTGTTAATGGATGGAATAGCGGAGAATCCCACATCATCTGTACCGCGGCCACCAAGTTCCAAGAGCCTTTCCTTTCTGCGTTTTGCCGTAGCAATGGAATCGTTCCTGTAATATATTTCCCAAGCCCTAGCTCGATCTACGGAATGAATAGAGTCTCGATAGTCATTTATTTTGTTAATGTTATACCAGAGTGTCACTGGTTCCGCCGGACGATTCCACACATCGTCCTCTTCCTGTGGGATATAGGATTCTTCGTACTCATCAAAGCATTCGCAATCCTCCCCTTCTTCATAATCTTCGTACTTGATTACGGAACCGCAGTCTTCATCGGCAAGGCACAGCAAGTAATCCGGATAGTTATTTGCCCTAAGTACTGTGGCAGAGTTATCCTTAGCCTTGTTCTTTTTGTTTTTTACGCTCCTAACATATTTCAGCAGTTCTTCAACGTCCTTCTTTCTAGGAAGCCTATAGCCGTTAGGGCAATTACCATCAAAGGAACGAAACGTGTAAAAGCAAAATTTGTCATTGGAGCATACGTTAGTAGCTTCATTCCATTTATACAAACGGCCGAAAGTACGACATTCGCCCATGGGACAGAAACTACTATCCGTAGCGAAGTTCAGGTTTTGGGACATCCATCGCTGATTGCCAATATCAACGGTAGAATATTCCATGCTATCGCGGCCATCTGTGACGGAGCCCACATAAACATAGCCGTAAGATACCGAGCATGCAAAACCTACAGCTATCATGATCCATTTCAAGAAAACGTTCATCTCGTCCTAATCCTACAAACAAATTCTTATAATTCAAATTTAAAAAAAGAACCCCCGGAACAATCCGAGGATTCTTGTAATAATGAATGTAAGGTTTCAAAAACTTAAAGTCTCTTGAGGACAGCCTGTGCGTGGTGGTAGAAGCCTTCTTCCATTGCAACAGCGGCGATTGCCTTGCCGTTCTTCTTGATGGCCTTTTCGCTGTAGCGGATGATGGACATACGCTTCAGGAAGTCGTACACGCCGAGAGGGCTGAAGAAGCGGCCTGTGCCGTTGGTGGGCAGCACATGGTTGGGGCCGGCAAAGTAGTCGCCCACCGGTTCAGAAGACCAGTGACCGATAAACACGGCGCCAGCGTTTTCAATCTGGGCGGCCATGGATTCAGCTTCGTCTGTCATGACTTCAAGATGTTCCGGAGCAATCTTGTTTGCAATGGCAACACCGTCGAACCAGTCCTTCACAACGAGAATGCGACCGAAGTTGTCCAGCACCTTCTGGAGCAATTCCTTCTTGGGGCTGTTTTCCACCTGGACGTCTACGCAAGCAGAAATCATCTGGGCAGTTTCCATATCATCGGTAATGCAGATGGCGGCTTCGAAACCGGAACCGTGTTCCGCCTGGGAAAGCAGGTCTGCTGCAACGAAATCCGGATCGGCAGTCTTGTCGGCCATGACGAGAACTTCGGAGGGACCAGCCACCATGTCGATGTCTACGACTCCGAAGACTTCCTTCTTGGCGACAGCAGCGAAAACGTTACCCGGGCCAACAATCTTGTCGACACGTTCAACGATGGTCTTGCCCTTGGCGTCCTTGGCACCGTAAGCCAACAGGCCGATAGCCTGAGCGCCACCAATGTGATAGACTTCGGTAATACCCAACTGCTGCAGCACGAATGCCACGGCGCGGTTGATTTCGCCCTTGATGGGGGTAACAACCACAATGTCCTGAACACCTGCAACGAGAGCGGGCACTGCGTTCATGATGACGGTGCTGGGGTAAATGCCTGCACCACCCGGAACGTAGAGGCCCACGCGCTTCATGGGGCGGATGCGCTGACCAAGAACCACGCCGTCCTTACCTTCCATGAGCCAGGATTCTTCCATCTGGTTCTGGTGGAAATCGCGGACGTTCTTGATGGCCTGCTTCAGAGCCTTCTGCAAATCAGCAGGGCACTTGGCGGCGGACTTTTCGATTTCCTTTTCGGAAACGCGGATGTTCTTGCCCTTCAGGCCATCAAACTTCTGAGCGTATTCTACAGCCTTTGCGTAGCCGCCCTTCTTGATGTCGGCAAGGATATCTACAACCTTGTTATAAATTTCGCGGCTGGGAGCAACTTCGCGACCGCAAATGCGTTCAATTTCCTTAGAATTAGGAGTAGCCTTAACTATTTGCATTTCTTAGTTTCCTTCAAAATCTTGTAGCACAGACCGTCCATCAAGGCAAGCCAGCTGGCTTCGATGATGTTGGTGCTGACACCTGCCACATTCCAATGTTCCTTGTCGTCGCCGAAGGTAGTCCACACGCGAACCAGAGCGTCGGAGCCTACGGAAGAACCGAGAACGCGGACCTTAAAGTCGTCCAGACGGACCTTGGCCATATACGGGAAG
The sequence above is drawn from the Fibrobacter sp. genome and encodes:
- a CDS encoding CvpA family protein, translated to MNTIDIVSLALMTLLALIGVWHGLLRGIFRLIAWASAVIGAYLTNAHFANTVVENLGCSNFSATIVCLCIGFLVPFLLFLFIGHVINRAVSDTVVNKFDRILGALFGVVKAVLILFALLTIMHVLPFGGVIKETRDTAVAYKLYQSTLESLGYSSDPIDLVDVAEKKATEFTKNITDKAAEKASEVASEAASRAATAAKDAADKALEEAKDAAKAAVDQTQKKAADAALNKKDSAESAKADTTRKN
- a CDS encoding amidohydrolase, translated to MSKIVLKSVMFQGQVRDILISGKRFSKVVRPLTSKDYDKAEIVDCSGLAILPPFYNGHCHAAMTLLRGYADDMPLQEWLQNHIWPFEGKMTPKDIEIGSRLAVLEMIKSGTVFFADMYWHREQTMKVVKEMGIRASIGVTFAQGLMTDEAIENNFKFIKDHKFESDRVKLAVMPHSIYMVGEDLFKRCAKIAREEEMILHTHLSETAKEVKDCKKKDGCSPVELMARYGVLGDNFVAAHCVHLSEQDMALMAESGSAAVLNPCSNLKLNSGIPKIPKMLDSGMLVALGTDGASSNNNLDMHEEMKVASLLAKALGKADTLNADDVLKMATASGATAYGVEAGVIAEGFLADALLVDLRNERLNPCHNLVSNWVYAADSRAIHSVICDGKFVMKNRHIDGEEDIVREAEACAKSIASRC
- a CDS encoding GGDEF domain-containing protein yields the protein MTNEQPETLPITRTEFSKLEIFKNVSFESLAGYLLGCKKILAQPGELLIDPEHPIRRLIVVLDGLLEVKLTSQGGNFSDTIEPGHSAGEMSIFDNIKPSASVYAKEPSHLLIVDATTALAMIHASHDLCLNFLHILCQRIRNNNRVVCQEEYHIRCIEENARVDSLTGLHNRRWLEEMYAREMTRSNAGNFKLCAFMLDIDHFKHVNDTYGHLAGDQVLMSVAQSITKSLRPSDMPVRYGGEEFTVFLPGTSLDNAKVIAERMRKNIEKMEITLPSGELLKVTVSIGFTERIENDSVPSIIERADQALYNAKENGRNRVCMNLGQDEMFLF
- the hisD gene encoding histidinol dehydrogenase codes for the protein MQIVKATPNSKEIERICGREVAPSREIYNKVVDILADIKKGGYAKAVEYAQKFDGLKGKNIRVSEKEIEKSAAKCPADLQKALKQAIKNVRDFHQNQMEESWLMEGKDGVVLGQRIRPMKRVGLYVPGGAGIYPSTVIMNAVPALVAGVQDIVVVTPIKGEINRAVAFVLQQLGITEVYHIGGAQAIGLLAYGAKDAKGKTIVERVDKIVGPGNVFAAVAKKEVFGVVDIDMVAGPSEVLVMADKTADPDFVAADLLSQAEHGSGFEAAICITDDMETAQMISACVDVQVENSPKKELLQKVLDNFGRILVVKDWFDGVAIANKIAPEHLEVMTDEAESMAAQIENAGAVFIGHWSSEPVGDYFAGPNHVLPTNGTGRFFSPLGVYDFLKRMSIIRYSEKAIKKNGKAIAAVAMEEGFYHHAQAVLKRL